The proteins below come from a single Acidobacteriota bacterium genomic window:
- a CDS encoding trypsin-like peptidase domain-containing protein has translation MFVKAIEEVGGYTKALHMLQRVWGANRIVPGSATLFFVNSDGWALTCAHVAKNFIEGTKIADRFEAFKTERADIPADRNQKNAINQLERKYGFKPGEVIELHTRLIDCVEGNLNLDIKIHGSLDLALLHFRGVSKILCDNFPVFGRDSSEMKQGMSICRLGFPFPEFSNYGYNALTDSIGWNDQGQEFTPRFPIDGMLTRHVADTSGKIIAFELSTPGIRGQSGGPAFGTDGRVWGMQSLTRHLDLDFDVDVELQRGTKVKRVQDSAFLHVGGCIHLDPIKEFMREHDVKFKEG, from the coding sequence ATGTTTGTAAAAGCGATCGAGGAAGTTGGTGGTTATACGAAGGCATTGCACATGCTGCAGCGTGTTTGGGGAGCGAATCGTATCGTTCCGGGTTCGGCGACATTGTTTTTTGTGAATTCCGACGGCTGGGCTCTCACGTGCGCCCATGTCGCTAAGAATTTTATTGAAGGCACGAAGATCGCGGACAGATTTGAAGCGTTCAAAACCGAGCGGGCCGACATACCTGCCGACCGCAATCAAAAGAACGCGATAAATCAGCTCGAACGCAAATACGGCTTCAAGCCCGGTGAAGTCATCGAGCTGCACACACGCCTGATCGATTGCGTGGAAGGCAACCTGAATCTCGACATCAAAATACACGGCTCATTAGATCTCGCACTGCTTCATTTTCGCGGTGTTTCAAAGATCTTGTGCGACAATTTTCCGGTTTTCGGACGCGACAGCTCCGAGATGAAGCAAGGAATGTCCATCTGCCGGCTCGGTTTTCCGTTTCCGGAATTTTCAAATTATGGCTACAACGCTCTGACGGATTCGATCGGGTGGAACGATCAGGGCCAGGAATTCACCCCTCGTTTCCCGATCGACGGAATGCTGACCCGCCATGTTGCCGATACGTCAGGAAAAATCATCGCATTTGAACTCAGTACGCCGGGCATTCGTGGACAAAGCGGCGGGCCCGCGTTCGGCACAGACGGACGCGTTTGGGGAATGCAGTCGCTGACACGGCATCTCGATCTGGATTTCGATGTGGATGTCGAGCTGCAGCGAGGCACAAAGGTAAAGCGAGTTCAGGATAGCGCCTTCCTTCACGTCGGAGGTTGTATACA